Genomic window (Pseudomonadota bacterium):
GAAGCTCCAACATGGTGAGTGCCGCGGCGCTAGCACCAGCCACGGACCAGCCGCCGTCCACCGGCAGGATAGCGCCGTTTACGTAAGCGGCTGCATCGGAGGAGAGGAACATGGCCGTCTGGCCGATCTCCGTCGCCGTGCCGAAGCGATTGAGGGGTACGCTCTTGCGATACATGTCGGCGACCGCCTCCGTCGGTGCCAAGCGCCTCACGCCTTCGGTGTTCTCGATCGGCCCCGGCACGATGCTGTTCACGCGCACCCCTGCCGCCCCCCACTCCAACGCCAGCGTCCGCGTCAACATGTCGACGCCCGCCTTCGCCGCGCACACGTGGCTTTGCATCGGCATGGCCAGAAACGCTTGAGGGGCGGAGATGTTGATCACCGATGCACCCGGTTTGGTGAGGTACGGGTACGCCGACTTCAACACGTGAAAGGAGCCGAGCAGGTCGATATCTACGACGGACTTGAAGGCGTTCGCCGACATGTCGCTGGCGAAGGCCGGGAAGTTGCCCGCAGCGCCAGAGATCAGAATGTCGAGGGGCCCCGCCGCCTCCGCGTGGCGCGCGAGGGCGTCGCTCACCGCGTCCACGTCCCGCACATCCAGCGAATAGCCCGTGGCGCCGGCCCCTAGGGTCGCCACTGCCGCATCCACCTTGTCCTGGGAACGGCTCGCCACCGCGACGGACGCGCCTGCATTGGCGAAGCACTGGGCGATACCGAGGTTGATGCCGCTCGTGCCGCCGAAAACGAACACTTGCTTGCCGGTGAAGTCGAAGGTAGCGGTCATGGGGAAAATCCTAGCACTATGTCGATGGCCCTAGTGTCCATTACGCTTTGGCGTCGTTGCAACGCGTAGGGTGCGACGGCGCAGTGCCTGGCCACGATCAGCAACATCGTCGACGTGGAAGGGAGAAGGCGTACGTGCACAAGCGGACCCTCGCAATGATCCTCGGTGGTATCGCCCTCGCTGCGCTCACTGGCCTCAATGCCAGTGTCTTCGCGCCAACGCCGCCCGGCACGGCACGGGTGATCGCCCACCGCGGCGTGTACCACTATTTCGATCGGACCGGGGTGGGCCGAGACGACTGCACGGCCTCGCGTATCGTGGCGCCCGTCCACCACTACTTCGAAAACACCGTCCGCTCCATGCGCGAGGCGCTAGCACTCGGCGCAGACGCGGTGGAGGTCGACATCGCCCCCACCCGCGATGGGGAGATCGTGCTCTTCCACGACTGGACCGTCGACTGTCGCACCGAGGGCAGCGGCGAGACGCGCGACCTGACCTTGCGCGAGCTGCAGGCCCTGGACGTCGGCTATGGCTACACGGCGG
Coding sequences:
- a CDS encoding SDR family oxidoreductase, which produces MTATFDFTGKQVFVFGGTSGINLGIAQCFANAGASVAVASRSQDKVDAAVATLGAGATGYSLDVRDVDAVSDALARHAEAAGPLDILISGAAGNFPAFASDMSANAFKSVVDIDLLGSFHVLKSAYPYLTKPGASVINISAPQAFLAMPMQSHVCAAKAGVDMLTRTLALEWGAAGVRVNSIVPGPIENTEGVRRLAPTEAVADMYRKSVPLNRFGTATEIGQTAMFLSSDAAAYVNGAILPVDGGWSVAGASAAALTMLELQPGKR